The Blattabacterium sp. DPU genome includes a window with the following:
- the purD gene encoding phosphoribosylamine--glycine ligase — translation MKILILGSGGREHAMGKKLLEDNHSIQLYFYPGNGGTSIIGKNLENHNTALDLGFFAKKNAIDITIVGSEIFLLEGVVDIFQNFGLKIVGPHYSAAQLEGDRIFAKSFMKKYGIRTPKYEIFYCYEKALNFFLKKDMNSVAIKTNGIAAGKGVILVHDKNEAIKALKNIMIKKKFGKSGNQIIIEEFLQGKEVSIISIFNGKNIIPFLSAKDYKKIIENEKGLNTGGMGSIVPNPYMTDSIWIDFKKNILEPTLEGLLMEKLTFFGFLYFGLMISHNKVYLLEYNTRIGDPEAQTLFPLMKSNFLKIIQSSFIHKKISIDWKKLCSCCVVLSSKGYPEKYEIGKIITGLNFLKEPFYIAGAKKEQKKWITSSGRVLNIVGIGNSFQEARKNAYDQVQKIKFENMYFRKDIGL, via the coding sequence ATGAAAATATTGATTCTTGGAAGCGGAGGACGTGAACATGCTATGGGGAAAAAATTATTGGAAGATAATCATTCAATACAACTTTATTTTTATCCCGGTAATGGAGGAACAAGTATCATAGGAAAAAATCTTGAAAACCATAATACGGCATTGGATTTAGGTTTTTTTGCTAAAAAAAATGCAATAGATATAACTATTGTAGGATCCGAAATCTTTTTATTAGAAGGAGTTGTTGATATTTTTCAAAATTTTGGACTAAAAATAGTGGGGCCACATTATTCAGCTGCTCAACTTGAAGGAGACCGAATTTTTGCTAAATCTTTTATGAAAAAATATGGAATTCGTACTCCTAAATATGAAATTTTTTATTGCTATGAAAAGGCTCTTAATTTTTTTTTAAAAAAGGATATGAATTCTGTAGCTATTAAAACAAATGGAATAGCTGCAGGAAAAGGTGTTATTTTAGTCCATGATAAAAATGAAGCTATAAAAGCTTTAAAAAATATTATGATAAAAAAAAAATTTGGAAAATCTGGAAATCAAATTATCATAGAAGAATTTTTGCAAGGAAAAGAAGTTTCTATTATATCTATTTTTAATGGAAAAAACATTATTCCTTTTTTATCGGCCAAAGATTATAAAAAAATTATAGAAAATGAAAAAGGATTAAATACTGGAGGAATGGGATCTATTGTTCCCAATCCATATATGACAGATTCTATTTGGATAGATTTTAAAAAAAACATTTTAGAACCTACTTTGGAAGGATTGCTTATGGAAAAATTAACTTTTTTTGGATTCTTATATTTTGGATTAATGATAAGTCATAACAAAGTTTACCTATTAGAATACAATACTCGCATAGGTGATCCTGAAGCTCAAACTTTATTTCCATTAATGAAAAGTAATTTTTTAAAAATTATTCAATCTTCCTTTATACATAAAAAGATATCTATTGATTGGAAAAAATTATGTTCTTGCTGTGTAGTTTTATCATCTAAAGGATATCCTGAAAAATATGAAATCGGAAAAATTATAACAGGTTTAAATTTTTTAAAGGAACCTTTTTATATTGCTGGAGCAAAAAAGGAACAAAAAAAATGGATTACATCAAGTGGACGAGTACTCAATATAGTAGGAATAGGGAATTCTTTTCAAGAAGCTAGAAAAAATGCTTATGATCAGGTTCAAAAAATTAAATTTGAAAACATGTATTTTAGAAAAGATATTGGTTTATAA
- the purH gene encoding bifunctional phosphoribosylaminoimidazolecarboxamide formyltransferase/IMP cyclohydrolase, whose product MKRALISVYNKNEKLFNFVNFLDKKGYQIVSTGGTYQYFIKKGISNIIDISDLTSFPEILDGRVKTIHPNIYGGILANRYIEKHMKSIHSHNIHLIDVVLVNFYPFFEKIHQKSIDINSLIEFIDIGGPSVLRAAAKNFLHVTAIIDNNDYELVQYEIEHYGFPSLKLRKKLAGKAFNFTSAYDSAISQYLLDDIDDKFPIYLHSSYERKMNLRYGENPHQKAAYYVHTIHKGSMRNFHQLHGKELSFNNLKDMDIAWKVVTQFSEPACCTVKHSTPCGVALGKNIIEAFQKTYYADTVSSFGGIMAVNVPITKELSKEINHIFLEVVISPSYETDVLNILKIKKNLRIIKINDPISDRLEYVQVDGGILVQESDDSSPYEENYKIVTKKKFSDQELKSLFFAQKVVKYVKSNAIVVAKGTQTLGISGGQTNRIWAARQAIERALEKSKDGLVLVSDAFFPFRDVVDEAARYGGIRAILQPGGSIRDEESVKACDDYGIAMAFTGKRHFKH is encoded by the coding sequence ATGAAAAGAGCTTTGATTAGTGTTTATAATAAAAATGAAAAATTATTTAATTTTGTAAATTTTTTAGATAAAAAAGGATATCAAATAGTTTCTACTGGTGGTACCTATCAATATTTTATTAAAAAAGGGATATCAAATATTATAGATATTTCTGATCTTACTTCTTTTCCTGAAATCTTAGATGGAAGAGTCAAAACCATTCATCCTAATATATATGGAGGTATTTTAGCCAATCGTTACATTGAAAAACATATGAAATCTATTCATTCTCATAATATTCATCTTATTGATGTTGTATTGGTTAATTTTTATCCATTTTTTGAAAAAATACATCAAAAATCTATTGATATTAATTCCTTAATAGAATTCATTGACATTGGTGGCCCATCCGTACTTAGAGCTGCTGCTAAAAATTTTTTACATGTAACTGCTATTATAGACAATAATGATTATGAACTCGTTCAATATGAAATAGAACATTATGGATTCCCTTCATTAAAATTGAGGAAAAAATTAGCAGGAAAAGCCTTTAATTTTACTTCTGCTTACGATTCTGCTATTTCTCAATATCTTTTAGATGATATAGATGATAAATTTCCTATTTATTTACATTCTTCTTATGAAAGAAAAATGAATCTCCGTTATGGAGAAAATCCTCATCAAAAAGCAGCTTATTACGTTCATACAATTCATAAAGGATCCATGCGGAATTTTCATCAATTACATGGAAAAGAACTATCATTTAATAATTTAAAAGATATGGATATAGCGTGGAAAGTCGTTACTCAATTTTCTGAACCTGCTTGTTGTACTGTAAAACATTCTACACCTTGTGGTGTGGCGTTAGGAAAAAATATTATTGAAGCATTTCAAAAAACTTATTACGCTGACACAGTTTCATCTTTTGGAGGAATAATGGCTGTTAATGTTCCAATAACAAAAGAACTATCAAAAGAAATAAATCACATTTTTTTAGAAGTGGTTATTTCACCTAGTTACGAAACAGATGTTTTAAATATTTTAAAAATTAAAAAAAATCTTAGAATTATTAAAATCAATGACCCTATATCAGATAGATTAGAATATGTACAAGTAGATGGAGGAATTTTAGTACAAGAATCAGATGATTCTTCTCCTTATGAGGAAAATTATAAAATAGTTACTAAAAAAAAATTTAGTGATCAAGAGTTGAAATCATTATTTTTTGCTCAAAAAGTAGTAAAATATGTAAAATCTAATGCTATAGTTGTAGCTAAAGGAACACAAACTTTAGGGATTTCTGGAGGTCAAACTAATAGAATTTGGGCAGCTCGTCAAGCTATAGAAAGAGCTTTAGAAAAAAGTAAAGATGGATTAGTTCTTGTTTCCGATGCTTTCTTCCCCTTTCGAGATGTTGTAGATGAAGCAGCTCGTTATGGTGGTATCCGTGCTATTCTTCAACCAGGTGGGTCTATACGTGATGAAGAATCTGTGAAAGCTTGTGATGACTATGGAATCGCAATGGCTTTTACTGGAAAAAGACACTTTAAACACTAA
- a CDS encoding formyltransferase family protein: MKKITILVSGKGTNMQHIFQAIESGILYNSVVNLVISDRWCKAIQHALKKNITVFSLIRTNKKFFSKEINHILIRYIPDIIVLSGFLSILDAEFCEKWFDKVINIHPSLLPKYGGKGMYGTKIHKKVLKNKERISGATVHYVTKDVDSGDIILQETCEINSKETLTSLSEKVSIIEKKILIQSINQLLK, encoded by the coding sequence ATGAAAAAAATAACTATTTTAGTTTCTGGAAAAGGGACCAATATGCAGCATATTTTTCAAGCAATTGAAAGTGGAATACTTTATAATTCTGTAGTAAATTTAGTAATTTCTGATAGATGGTGTAAAGCAATTCAACATGCATTGAAAAAAAATATCACAGTATTTTCTTTAATAAGAACTAATAAAAAATTTTTTTCTAAAGAAATAAACCATATACTGATAAGATATATTCCGGATATTATAGTTCTTTCAGGATTTCTTTCTATACTTGATGCTGAATTTTGCGAAAAATGGTTTGATAAAGTTATAAATATTCATCCTTCTTTATTACCTAAATATGGGGGAAAAGGAATGTATGGAACAAAAATACATAAAAAAGTTTTGAAAAATAAGGAAAGAATATCAGGAGCTACAGTTCATTATGTCACAAAAGATGTGGATTCAGGAGATATAATTTTACAAGAAACATGTGAAATTAATTCCAAGGAGACTTTAACATCTTTATCAGAAAAAGTTTCTATAATAGAAAAAAAAATATTAATTCAATCTATTAATCAACTTTTAAAATGA
- the purM gene encoding phosphoribosylformylglycinamidine cyclo-ligase has product MKGKKNNMIICKMSKILENTYNNRVMSTLDHFSSFYRIYECGYQDPILVSGVDGVGTKLRLAIDYKKYNVIGEDCFAMCANDVLCHGAIPLFFLDYLACGKLDSIIVEKIIQGIAISCKKTNTCLIGGETAEMPGIYKENDYDIAGFCVGIVEKNHLVDGKKLIEEGDILIGLPSSGVHSNGFSVIRNIFSTEDFVKSFQGEPFYKTLLIPTRIYHFPIHILLKEFVIHGLAHITGGGILDNLYRIIPEGLSAVVKKEKIPIQPVFNYIQKTGNLSEDEMWKTFNMGVGMIIAISFEKKNSILKRLHILGEKPFILGNIVKGNKRVFLK; this is encoded by the coding sequence ATGAAAGGGAAAAAAAACAACATGATTATATGCAAGATGAGTAAAATTTTAGAAAATACTTATAATAATAGAGTCATGAGTACATTAGATCATTTTTCTAGTTTTTATAGAATATATGAATGTGGATATCAAGACCCTATTTTAGTATCTGGAGTAGATGGGGTAGGAACTAAATTACGTTTAGCTATAGATTATAAAAAATATAATGTTATTGGAGAAGATTGTTTTGCAATGTGTGCAAATGATGTTTTATGTCATGGGGCTATTCCTTTATTTTTTTTAGATTATTTAGCTTGTGGAAAATTGGACTCTATTATTGTGGAAAAAATTATACAAGGAATAGCTATTTCTTGCAAAAAAACTAATACTTGTCTAATTGGAGGAGAAACAGCAGAAATGCCTGGAATTTACAAAGAAAATGATTATGATATCGCTGGATTTTGTGTAGGTATTGTAGAAAAAAACCATCTTGTAGATGGTAAAAAATTAATTGAAGAAGGAGATATTTTAATAGGACTACCTTCATCAGGTGTACATAGTAATGGTTTTTCTGTAATTAGGAATATTTTTTCTACAGAAGATTTTGTTAAATCTTTTCAAGGAGAACCGTTTTATAAAACGCTTTTAATTCCAACTAGAATTTATCATTTTCCTATTCATATTTTATTAAAAGAATTTGTGATTCACGGATTAGCTCACATTACCGGAGGAGGAATTTTAGATAATCTATATAGAATTATTCCAGAAGGTTTATCAGCTGTAGTGAAAAAAGAAAAAATTCCTATTCAACCTGTTTTCAATTATATTCAAAAAACAGGAAATCTATCTGAAGATGAAATGTGGAAAACTTTTAATATGGGAGTAGGAATGATTATAGCAATCTCTTTTGAAAAAAAAAATTCTATTTTAAAAAGGCTTCATATTTTAGGAGAAAAACCTTTTATTTTAGGTAATATTGTGAAAGGAAATAAAAGAGTATTTTTGAAATAA
- the purF gene encoding amidophosphoribosyltransferase, with the protein MISQLFPFILENNYFDKFHDECGVFGIYSPYKVDTFSLIQFGLFALQHRGQEACGFSVLRDGFIISHKSEGLVLDFFRKISNSKCYHGNAVIGHTRYSTEGGQSKKNIQPFFGEDSFGKSTISIVHNGNLVNAQKIRKKLESKGINFISEYSDSEVILRLIQKYLPESGNNLEKAIQKTTIDIKGAYSVIVLMDNKMAAFRDPNGIRPLCYGMLNEETYIFSSETCGIDSVGGFYVRDLFPGEIIIVEKKSVQFSLLTEKINTKKRICSFEYIYFSRPDSSIENINVYKIREKSGEKLYEQHPVKADVVIGVPDSGVPASIGYSKASGIPFKPILVKNKYIGRSFILPKQEMREKMVNLKLNPILDEIKGKRIVIIDDSIVRGTTSRRLVYILRKAGAKEIHFRSASPPIIGPCYLGVDTPTKKDLISYNYVDKKSIAKILNVDSLEFLSMDNFIDILGSIHYCFGCFTGIYPVQKN; encoded by the coding sequence ATGATATCTCAATTATTCCCTTTTATTCTGGAAAATAATTATTTTGATAAATTTCATGATGAATGTGGTGTTTTTGGGATTTATTCTCCTTATAAAGTAGACACCTTTTCTTTAATTCAATTTGGCTTATTTGCATTACAACATAGAGGACAAGAAGCTTGTGGTTTTTCTGTTTTACGAGATGGATTTATTATCTCACATAAAAGCGAAGGTCTTGTTTTAGATTTTTTTCGAAAAATTTCGAATTCTAAATGTTATCATGGAAATGCTGTAATTGGACATACTCGTTATTCTACAGAAGGAGGACAAAGTAAAAAAAATATTCAACCTTTTTTTGGAGAAGATTCTTTTGGAAAGAGTACAATATCTATTGTTCATAATGGAAATTTAGTGAATGCTCAAAAGATTCGTAAAAAATTAGAATCCAAAGGAATCAATTTTATATCCGAATATTCAGATTCCGAAGTTATATTACGTTTAATACAAAAATATTTACCAGAATCTGGTAATAATCTAGAAAAAGCTATTCAAAAAACAACAATTGATATTAAAGGAGCATATTCTGTGATTGTACTTATGGATAATAAAATGGCTGCATTTAGAGATCCAAATGGAATACGTCCTTTATGTTATGGAATGTTAAATGAAGAAACTTATATATTTAGCTCTGAAACTTGTGGTATTGATTCTGTTGGGGGATTTTACGTTAGAGATTTATTTCCAGGAGAAATTATAATTGTGGAGAAAAAATCAGTTCAATTCTCTCTACTTACAGAAAAGATAAATACAAAAAAAAGAATATGTTCTTTTGAATATATTTATTTTTCTCGTCCTGATTCCTCAATTGAAAATATAAATGTTTATAAAATTCGTGAAAAAAGTGGAGAAAAACTTTATGAACAACATCCAGTAAAAGCGGATGTAGTTATTGGAGTCCCAGATTCTGGAGTTCCAGCTTCTATTGGGTATTCTAAAGCTTCTGGAATTCCTTTTAAACCAATTTTAGTAAAAAATAAATATATTGGGAGATCTTTTATTCTACCCAAACAGGAAATGCGAGAGAAAATGGTAAACTTGAAATTAAATCCTATATTAGATGAAATAAAAGGAAAACGGATTGTTATCATTGATGATTCTATAGTCCGTGGAACTACCAGTCGTAGATTAGTTTACATATTAAGAAAAGCAGGAGCTAAAGAAATTCATTTTAGAAGTGCATCTCCTCCTATTATAGGCCCATGTTATTTAGGAGTCGATACTCCAACTAAAAAGGATCTCATATCATACAATTATGTTGATAAAAAAAGTATAGCAAAAATTCTAAATGTAGATAGTTTAGAATTCTTAAGTATGGATAATTTTATAGACATACTTGGAAGTATTCATTATTGTTTTGGTTGTTTTACAGGAATTTATCCAGTTCAAAAAAATTGA
- the purC gene encoding phosphoribosylaminoimidazolesuccinocarboxamide synthase produces the protein MSCIIKKNLLLEGKTKKIYTTNNPIEVLIHHKDDITALNGLKKKLLQDKGILNNEISTLIFKFLNSCGIKTHFIRKKNNREQLCHKVDIIPLEFVVRNIVSGSMSKRLGVREGIDLYNPIFEIFYKNDQLKDPLINDHHAVFLKIISYEELNTIYGIISKINHILKKYFLDKNIILVDFKTEFGRNHKNEILLSDEISPDTCRFWDKITMKKLDKDLFRMEKKEKEEVFDIYMEILKRLNVS, from the coding sequence ATGAGCTGCATAATTAAAAAAAATCTTTTATTGGAAGGAAAGACTAAAAAAATATATACGACTAATAATCCTATAGAGGTATTAATTCATCATAAGGATGATATAACTGCTTTAAATGGATTGAAAAAAAAGTTATTGCAAGATAAAGGAATTTTAAATAATGAAATATCTACATTAATTTTTAAATTTTTAAATTCCTGTGGAATTAAAACCCATTTTATACGAAAAAAAAATAATAGAGAACAATTATGTCATAAAGTAGATATAATTCCTTTGGAATTTGTTGTTCGTAATATTGTTTCCGGAAGTATGTCTAAACGTTTAGGAGTTAGAGAAGGAATTGATTTATATAATCCTATTTTTGAAATATTTTATAAAAATGATCAATTAAAAGACCCCTTAATTAATGACCATCATGCAGTATTTCTGAAAATTATTTCTTATGAAGAATTAAATACCATTTATGGCATAATATCAAAAATTAACCATATTCTAAAAAAATACTTTTTAGATAAAAACATTATATTAGTAGATTTTAAAACAGAATTTGGAAGAAATCATAAAAACGAGATACTACTTTCTGACGAAATCAGTCCAGATACTTGTCGTTTTTGGGATAAAATAACAATGAAAAAACTGGATAAAGATTTATTTAGAATGGAAAAAAAAGAAAAAGAAGAAGTATTTGATATTTATATGGAGATATTAAAAAGGTTAAATGTAAGTTAA
- the purE gene encoding 5-(carboxyamino)imidazole ribonucleotide mutase has protein sequence MKVAIFFGSISDKSIMKITAEVLKQFNINYKSYVISAHRLPDILSNIIKEIESEGIDVIIAGAGLSAHLPGFISSKTIIPVIGVPIHCNNNYGSLGGIDALLSMIQMPKDVPVATVGINNSYNAALLAIHILSIKYKDIRKLLLKFRMKKKDKLITEIKQRLLL, from the coding sequence ATGAAAGTGGCTATATTTTTTGGTAGTATTTCTGACAAATCAATTATGAAAATAACAGCGGAAGTACTCAAACAATTTAACATAAATTATAAGTCTTATGTAATTTCCGCACATAGATTACCAGATATTTTATCAAACATTATAAAAGAAATAGAATCTGAAGGTATAGATGTAATTATTGCAGGAGCTGGATTATCTGCTCATTTACCTGGATTTATTTCTTCTAAAACAATTATTCCTGTTATAGGAGTACCTATTCATTGCAATAATAATTATGGATCTTTAGGAGGAATAGATGCTCTTTTATCTATGATACAAATGCCGAAAGATGTTCCCGTTGCTACAGTTGGTATAAATAATTCCTATAATGCTGCTTTGTTAGCTATTCATATTTTATCCATAAAATATAAAGATATCAGAAAATTATTGCTAAAATTCAGAATGAAAAAAAAAGATAAATTAATAACTGAAATTAAGCAACGTTTATTACTATGA
- a CDS encoding phosphoribosylformylglycinamidine synthase → MNFRIYIQKKSPFDINSRKLYNELKNMNISLSNIVIYYIYDIFNINEKLFLESLSKVFVDPITDILHRKIHLTTSCIEYFPERYESRAYAAVQCIKVIDPKSLVSIKAGQLIKLIGMKKQDDFYKIKKFYTKSCLYTTGKNKKNDTKIIDNFINLSVNEIIKIHRKWNFSMEINDLFFIQKYFYKEKRNPTRAELRIFDVYWSDHCRHTTFFTTLKDISFDGSLKKTYQNIFNRYLKDRDSVGRSKSPINLMDLSNIPSKILYQKGKLRNYVSSYEHNACMMTINVDFTENKKKEKWYLLFKNETHNHPTEMNPFIGASTCIGGAIRDPLSGRAFVYQGIRLSGAADPIQSKIINGKLPQHHICFESARGYSSYGNQVGLATTHVQEIYHEGYKAKRMEVGMVVGAVPIDFIKQDKPKKGDIILLIGGLTGKEGIGGATDSSKEQNLDFKNNNVQAKGDPIIERKIQRFFRKKEVISLIKKCNDFGAGGASVAVGELHDSLVLYLDKIPIKKNAKNIKAIEIALSESQERMAVILDPKNVKKFIHFSREENIIAVPIGEITDNKRIIFDYKGKKIFNVKSSFLNTRGYHKEKSVLVNSPISISPFNKSKKIIFSKETFLNTLSKLNIASQKSLVEMFDSTVGGTTVLMPFGGKYQMTPSEGSAQKIPVLIGNTNTVSLVSWGFHPEVSTWSPFHGGAYAIVECISKIVSMGGNYRNTYFSFQEYYQKLGNNPEHWGIPFSALLGAYHAQMSLELASIGGKDSMSGTYKNLHVPPTLIVFGVSTGFCFNITSPEFKKVGNKIYLYYHNSLENEMPDFDSIKKAYDHIFKGICSGKIVSVKTVKDGGISVAIAKMSFGNRLGAVIDYKNHLLETNIGSLIIESTSAISYDNFIPIGEIIPYEYLNFNGICIDIEESIKNWLKTFPSIFSFHEYEKKEKSNVKKNVKKEEKYNSISWKCKFKKKGKPRVFIPIFPGTNSEFESIRAFEKEGSIVNTLVFKNLDNKNIIESMFFFKKNIESAQIFMLCGGFSAGDEPDGSAKFIVSILHNPYIQDAIKYFLDQDGLILGICNGFQGLIKSGLLPDGKICLRNHNSPTLTFNNTKKHISQCVHIKVISDHSPWLNGMKNKIYTLPISHSEGRFYASKKTINILLDKNQIAAQYVDLEGIPSLDRLYNPNGSIGAVEGVLSEDGKIYGRMTHPERYEHGLLKNIPNVHEHSIFKNAIQYFL, encoded by the coding sequence ATGAATTTCAGAATTTATATACAAAAAAAAAGTCCTTTTGATATTAATTCTAGAAAATTATACAATGAATTAAAAAATATGAATATTTCATTGTCTAATATAGTTATTTATTATATATATGATATATTTAATATAAATGAAAAACTTTTTTTGGAAAGTTTATCAAAAGTTTTTGTAGATCCTATTACAGATATTTTACATAGAAAAATACATTTGACCACTTCATGTATAGAATATTTTCCAGAAAGATATGAATCTAGAGCTTATGCAGCTGTACAATGCATAAAAGTTATAGATCCTAAATCGTTGGTATCCATAAAAGCTGGACAATTAATAAAATTAATTGGAATGAAAAAACAAGATGATTTTTATAAAATTAAAAAATTTTATACAAAATCATGTTTATATACAACTGGAAAAAATAAAAAAAATGACACCAAAATCATAGATAACTTTATAAATTTATCTGTTAATGAAATCATAAAAATCCATCGTAAGTGGAATTTTTCTATGGAAATTAATGATTTATTTTTTATTCAAAAATATTTTTATAAAGAAAAACGAAACCCGACACGAGCAGAATTACGGATATTTGATGTTTATTGGTCTGATCATTGTCGTCATACAACATTTTTTACTACATTGAAAGATATATCTTTTGATGGTTCATTAAAAAAAACATATCAAAATATTTTTAACAGATATTTAAAGGATAGAGATTCAGTAGGGAGATCAAAATCTCCTATTAATCTTATGGATTTATCCAATATTCCTTCTAAAATTCTTTATCAAAAGGGAAAATTAAGAAATTATGTTTCGTCATATGAACATAATGCATGTATGATGACCATAAATGTAGATTTCACTGAAAATAAAAAAAAAGAAAAATGGTATTTATTATTTAAAAATGAAACTCATAATCATCCTACTGAAATGAATCCTTTTATAGGAGCTTCTACTTGTATAGGAGGAGCTATTCGTGATCCTCTATCTGGTAGAGCATTTGTTTATCAGGGGATAAGATTAAGTGGAGCAGCTGATCCTATTCAATCAAAAATTATTAATGGTAAATTACCTCAACATCATATTTGTTTTGAATCAGCTCGTGGTTATAGTTCTTATGGAAATCAAGTAGGACTAGCAACAACTCATGTACAAGAAATTTATCATGAGGGATATAAAGCAAAAAGAATGGAGGTGGGAATGGTTGTTGGAGCTGTTCCTATTGATTTCATAAAGCAAGATAAACCAAAAAAAGGAGACATCATTTTATTAATTGGAGGATTAACAGGAAAAGAAGGAATAGGAGGAGCTACTGATTCCTCTAAAGAACAGAATTTAGATTTCAAAAATAATAATGTTCAAGCAAAAGGAGATCCTATCATAGAAAGAAAAATTCAAAGATTTTTTAGAAAAAAAGAGGTTATTTCTTTGATAAAAAAATGTAATGATTTTGGAGCAGGAGGAGCTTCCGTAGCTGTAGGTGAATTACACGATAGTTTAGTTCTTTATTTAGATAAAATACCAATTAAAAAAAATGCAAAAAACATAAAGGCTATAGAAATTGCTCTTTCTGAATCTCAAGAACGTATGGCTGTAATATTAGATCCTAAAAATGTTAAAAAATTTATTCATTTTTCTCGTGAAGAAAATATTATAGCTGTTCCTATTGGTGAAATCACGGATAATAAACGTATCATTTTTGATTATAAAGGAAAAAAAATTTTTAATGTAAAAAGTTCTTTTTTAAATACACGGGGATATCATAAAGAAAAATCTGTTCTCGTGAATTCCCCAATTTCAATTTCTCCTTTTAATAAATCAAAAAAAATCATTTTTAGTAAAGAAACATTTTTAAATACTCTTTCTAAATTAAATATAGCTTCTCAAAAAAGTTTAGTAGAGATGTTTGATAGTACTGTAGGAGGAACTACAGTTTTAATGCCTTTTGGAGGAAAATATCAAATGACTCCATCTGAAGGAAGTGCACAAAAAATTCCTGTTTTGATAGGAAATACAAATACAGTTAGTTTAGTTTCTTGGGGCTTTCATCCTGAAGTATCTACTTGGAGTCCTTTTCATGGAGGAGCTTATGCTATTGTAGAATGTATTTCTAAAATTGTTTCTATGGGAGGAAATTACAGGAATACTTATTTCAGCTTTCAAGAATATTATCAAAAATTGGGAAATAATCCAGAACATTGGGGAATCCCTTTTTCTGCTTTACTAGGAGCTTATCATGCTCAGATGTCGTTAGAATTAGCTTCTATAGGGGGAAAAGATTCTATGTCTGGAACGTATAAAAATTTGCATGTTCCACCTACATTGATTGTTTTTGGTGTATCTACAGGTTTTTGTTTTAATATTACATCTCCTGAATTTAAAAAAGTAGGAAATAAAATTTATTTGTATTATCACAATTCATTAGAAAATGAAATGCCAGATTTTGATTCTATCAAAAAAGCCTATGATCATATTTTTAAAGGAATTTGTTCTGGAAAAATTGTTTCGGTAAAAACAGTAAAAGATGGAGGAATTTCTGTTGCTATTGCGAAAATGTCTTTTGGAAATCGTTTAGGAGCAGTTATTGATTATAAAAATCATTTGCTTGAAACAAACATAGGTTCCTTAATTATAGAATCTACATCTGCCATTTCATATGATAATTTCATTCCAATAGGAGAAATCATTCCTTATGAATATTTAAATTTTAATGGAATCTGTATTGATATAGAAGAATCTATAAAAAATTGGTTAAAAACTTTTCCTTCTATTTTTTCCTTTCATGAATATGAAAAAAAAGAAAAAAGTAATGTAAAAAAAAATGTAAAAAAAGAAGAAAAATATAATTCTATCTCATGGAAATGTAAATTTAAAAAAAAAGGAAAACCTCGTGTATTTATTCCTATATTTCCTGGTACAAATAGTGAATTTGAATCAATTCGTGCATTTGAGAAAGAAGGATCTATAGTGAATACTTTAGTATTTAAAAATCTAGATAATAAAAATATTATAGAATCCATGTTTTTTTTTAAAAAAAATATAGAGTCTGCACAAATTTTTATGCTTTGTGGAGGTTTTAGTGCTGGAGATGAACCGGATGGATCTGCTAAGTTTATTGTATCTATATTACATAATCCATATATTCAAGATGCTATTAAATATTTTCTTGATCAAGATGGATTAATTTTAGGAATTTGTAATGGATTTCAAGGATTAATAAAATCTGGATTATTACCTGATGGTAAAATATGTTTAAGAAATCATAATTCTCCTACATTGACATTCAATAATACAAAAAAACATATATCCCAATGTGTTCATATCAAAGTAATTTCTGATCATTCTCCATGGTTAAATGGCATGAAAAATAAAATATATACTCTTCCTATATCTCACAGTGAAGGAAGATTTTATGCGAGTAAAAAAACAATAAATATTTTATTAGATAAAAATCAAATTGCTGCACAATATGTAGATTTGGAAGGAATTCCTAGTTTAGATAGATTATATAATCCTAATGGATCCATTGGAGCCGTTGAAGGGGTATTAAGTGAAGATGGCAAAATTTATGGAAGAATGACTCATCCAGAACGTTATGAACATGGATTATTAAAAAATATACCTAATGTTCATGAACATTCAATTTTCAAAAATGCTATACAATATTTTTTATAA